From a region of the uncultured Desulfatiglans sp. genome:
- the thiD gene encoding bifunctional hydroxy-methylpyrimidine kinase and hydroxy-phosphomethylpyrimidine kinase (Evidence 2a : Function from experimental evidences in other organisms; PubMedId : 10075431, 8432721; Product type e : enzyme), whose amino-acid sequence MATIPADSNTAPRSYRKALTIAGSDSGGGAGIQADLKTFAALGCYGMSAITALTAQNTLGVTDIHPVPAAFVEDQLEAVFSDMGADAVKIGMLYSAELIAAVAGRLQKHGARRIVLDTVMISQSGHRLLRGDAVEAFKELLIPLADIITPNLPEAAVLLGAEHGELKDLRSAARSLSAFGSAAVLLKAGHLENDPESNDILYLKQEDRFVELKAPRIDTRNNHGTGCTLSAAAAAYLAHGLDIPEAVRKAKEYIHAAIRAGVPYRLGKGHGPVHHLFPFWQ is encoded by the coding sequence ATGGCAACCATCCCGGCGGATTCTAACACCGCCCCGCGCAGTTACCGCAAGGCGCTGACCATAGCCGGCTCCGACAGCGGCGGCGGCGCCGGCATCCAGGCAGATCTCAAGACCTTTGCGGCCCTCGGCTGCTACGGCATGTCGGCCATTACCGCCCTGACGGCCCAGAACACCCTCGGGGTGACGGATATACACCCCGTTCCCGCCGCATTCGTGGAGGATCAACTGGAGGCGGTCTTCAGCGACATGGGCGCCGATGCGGTCAAGATCGGCATGCTCTACTCGGCCGAGTTGATCGCCGCTGTAGCAGGCCGACTGCAAAAGCATGGTGCACGCCGGATCGTCCTGGATACCGTGATGATCTCCCAAAGCGGGCACCGGCTCCTCCGCGGCGATGCAGTGGAGGCCTTCAAGGAACTGCTTATCCCGCTGGCCGACATCATCACTCCCAACCTTCCGGAAGCAGCGGTGCTGCTCGGAGCGGAGCATGGAGAATTGAAAGACCTGCGGTCCGCCGCCCGATCCCTTTCTGCATTCGGCAGTGCCGCCGTTCTGCTGAAGGCGGGCCATCTCGAAAACGATCCGGAAAGCAACGATATCCTGTATCTGAAGCAGGAAGACCGCTTCGTCGAACTCAAGGCCCCGCGCATCGACACCCGGAACAACCACGGGACAGGCTGCACGCTCTCAGCCGCAGCGGCTGCGTACCTGGCCCACGGACTCGACATCCCGGAGGCCGTCCGGAAGGCCAAAGAATACATCCACGCCGCCATCCGCGCCGGCGTCCCCTACCGCCTGGGAAAGGGCCATGGACCGGTGCACCACCTGTTCCCGTTCTGGCAATAG